The sequence below is a genomic window from Trichosurus vulpecula isolate mTriVul1 chromosome 5, mTriVul1.pri, whole genome shotgun sequence.
TCATTTATACAATTGTAATCATTGTGGGTTTTGTTCTTGTGGTTCTGCCTTCACTTTACTCcatcatacaagtcttcccatactCATCCTTTCCCCCACCACGTTGCTACTCTTATCGAATTCATATTTTCACAGTATATTTCCTCAGTTTACAGGcacattttgtttctagttttttgctattATAAGGAGTATTGTTGTGACTTTTGTTGTATGTAGAACCTTTCTGTCATTGACCTTCTTGGGGAATATGTCCAGTAGTAATATCactggtcaaagaatatgaatagttaagtgactttccttgcataattccaaattattttccaggcaGGTTGGACCAATCCACAACTCTCTTAGGGTGTTCTAAAGTTACTGTTTTTATAATAATTCAAGTAGTACTTGACCTCAGTGATTGAAAAACAGGATTTTTGTTAAAATAGCATCCTTTCTGTTTGCCACCTTTAGTTTTTTGTAGATAAGTGTGAGAGCAAAGTTCTTGGTCATTTGTTATAAAGTGACATTTGAAACCGCTAAAATTATTTGAACTTTAATTATTCCTTTCGAATTGTATTATTTGTAAGGTTCATTGAGGTTTGGGGCATTATCTTGtttaaagaattttatattcTACCAGCACTCTGCTAAATTGAAAAGAGGATTCTGTTAGCAAAAAGTATTTTGATGGTAGAGGTGCCCAGAAAAATACTTGAGAGAAGCAGGGAGAAAAAGAgcaggaatcattttcttcatctcaacCTTCTACCtgaaacccagaaaaaaaaatgaggataccAGGTGAGCCAGATCCTAGAGTTTTCTGGTACAGAAGTAATAGCATTGAGATGAAGGGTCTTGTCCTGTGGCACTATGCAAAATATTCCTGTGTTGTTTGTCTGTACGATTCATgccttgtttttcttgtttctctttattcttgacCACAAATAAGATAGGGAGGACTCTTGAATGTTTTCAGAAACATACAAGATGCCACTCACTGGAGAAAAGTATTTTGGCATAGAGATAATAGGGTTAAATGAAGAAATGACTTTCTGAAGGAGGTGGGAAGAGATAAGACATCTCCCTTTTCTGAGAGGATGGAGTCAGGGGACTTTTTGGGGGGTGATTTGCTTAAGGGAAGACTGCTAGTTTAGTCACGCAGATCCTCTACTAACATTCagtaggaaaaatattaaattcttaAAGTTtagcaaatttatttttattttcaaggtGGAATGCAAGCTTTAGGACTTCACCTTACAGATCCAAGTCAACGTCTCGTACAGAACTGTCTCTGGACTCTTAGGAATCTTTCAGACGCTGCAACTAAGCAGGTAAATTCTTTGCTAGACAGCAATAGAGTTGTGGCTTCTTGATCGAAGAAGACTAAGTGTCTCAATTTCTTATTTCCATAGGAAGGAATGGAAGGTCTTCTAGGGACTCTGGTTCAGCTTTTAGGCTCGGATGATATAAATGTTGTCACCTGTGCTGCTGGCATCCTTTCTAACCTCACCTGCAATAACTACAAGAACAAGATGATGGTGTGCCAAGTTGGTGGAATTGAAGCCCTCGTTCGCACCGTCCTTCGTGCTGGTGATAGGGAGGATATCACTGAACCTGCCATATGTGCTCTTCGTCACTTGACTAGCAGACATCAGGAGGCTGAGATGGCGCAGAATGCTGTCCGCCTCCATTATGGACTCCCAGTGGTGGTTAAGCTCTTACATCCTCCATCTCATTGGCCTCTGATTAAGGTAAATGATCATCACAAAGCAGCACAAACTACTGCAACAGTAAGAACTGCTATTGTATCAGCAGAATTGTAAGTgatagcatggtatagtagaggATCTCAGGGCCTCATTTCTGGTCCTGGCTGCACTGTGTCTAACCCTCAGCCTTTTTAGTCATTTATAATTTAGCCTATTCTGCCTCCCTAATAGGcctatgagaatcaaataacaaTGCTGTGTGAACTCTGATAAGGTTGTCTAACGGGAAGCATGTTTCCAGGTCTCGGCTGCAGTACTTATTTACTCTGAGCCTTAATCTCCttgtcagtaaaatgaggataagacttgtactacctacctcataggctCGTTGTGAGGAATAAACCTTTTTACAAAGTGCATAGAAAGGAGCTTTTACCAATGAACATACTTTTACAGATGTTCTGAATCTTCATAGTTTCCAGTATAAGCTAGTCAGGTTGACTGGTACTGCTGGACCTCAAAGATACCTCGAATAACAGACACTTCTTAGACAATAGAGTCTTTAGGTTGTTGTTTTTAAGCATGCAGCTGTTTAGtagctgtttattttttaaaggttctAGTAGGTCTTAGAGGTGGCAGGGAACTAACTTAAGAGCATGCACATATATAGTTAATTTGCTCATTAATTCTTTAATCTCCTTTCTTGCAGGCTACTGTTGGTCTCATCCGAAATCTTGCCCTTTGCCCAGCAAATCACGCTCCTTTACGTGAGCAAGGTGCGATTCCCCGGTTAGTTCAGTTGTTGGTGAGAGCACATCAGGACACCCAGCGCCGGACTTCAATGGGTGGAACACAGCAGCAGTTTGTGGTGTGTAAACTTTAAATTTAAACttaacaagcaaaaaaaaaaaaagacacttaaACATTACAATAAACTCAGACAAAGCAGAATGAAATCCCAGATAAAGTGTTAAAATTCATACTTCTTACATTTTTCCAAAGGCGAAAAATCTTCATGCATAGTCACATGTCACTTTTTTACTGGTGAGTTGGCTTTGTGGTGaaagtgaggaaaatgatgaatttggagtcagagggcctgggttcaaatcccagcttgccTTGTTACGACTACTGTGTGACGTTAGGCGAGTAATTGaaattctgtgcctcagttcctcctctgtaaagctgaggggattggattaggcCATTTTTAGCCTGGAGTCTCTTCTGTCGTGGTGGAAACCATAGAACTCAGTCTTTTCTAGTCATTGGCTTTACTTTCTTTGCTGTCTCTTCTTAAGGAAGACTAATGACTAAGAACATTTGTGCTATTACTGTCTCCAAAGGAGAAGCAAACGAGCAATAAAATGGCCTTAAATGTTGGGCACAGTAAGAAGGGCATCGGTCATCCTTGAATTACTGAGTAACTATAAATTAAGATGAGTTTATCcttctctatttttcattctctgggcttcactttgtGCTGTTTGAAAAGCATTCTCCATCTTGGGTCTACGAGGAATTGTAAATAATTTTCACAGAAgagcatttaaagaaaaatcaacatAATTGGAGTCAGTAATGAGCAAGTAGGATAAAATGACCTAGATGAACAACCATAGAGCGCTCTATTCTGTACCCAGACCTTTGCTGTCAAGTCTGAGGTCTCGATTTATACGCCTTAAGATGGGCCTTTCTAAAGAGGCCTCTGATTTCTTTTAATTCCAAGATTGAACTGCCAAATTCCACCAATGTccttaacttttaaaaaggatTTAAGTCTGTTCCTTGACTAGGTTTTATCTGGAAACAAATGTGCTGTCCTGGGGAAGCATTTTAGGGAACATAGGTTGCAGGTTCTTAATTTAGATGATATTTTACTAGAATATTAAGTTTACTTGAACTTTGTGATTCATCTGTGGTGTTGAGGATACCTGGGTTCAATGTTTGTGTCTCTCTGATGCTTTTATTATCtggatgaccatgggcaagtcatttatcttacCTGGGAATGCTCtccaaagtctctttcagctctagatctaggattccATAGTCCTTTTCACAGATGATACTAAAAAGTTGCAAAAATTAAAGAGATTACTAATCCTTTTTTTgctaataaaatacataaaattccaGAGGTTTGGGACAGTAGAGAAGCAGAGGGTCTGAACATTCCACAAGCTAGAGAATAAACTTTAGAGTAATAGCATTATTGGTCATGCAATCAATTTGTTAATGATGAAGATATACTGTTGGCAAATTTAATTTTTCCTGTCTAAAGTGGAGCATCCCAAAATGGGTGGGATGTTAGGAAGAATTGAAACAGTTTGAGAAGGGGTTATATTGTTCATAAGATTTCTCAtctgcatttttttcctccactttctTATGGAGAGGACTCCAATCATTCTAGAAGTATCTTATCTACAGTCTGTTTTGTCAGAGTCCATACATGTTGGCCGATGATATGTCTGGCATATCCAACTTCTAAGAGTAGGGAAGAGTACTTGAACGTGTGCAGAAGTGGGTCGCTTTTGAATACAATGATGTCTTGATTAATTTCTGAGTTAGTATACTGAATTAGGGGAACTTGATTCTGTAGACCATGGTTCAGATTGTGTCCAGGAATAAATGCTGACGAATTGGCTCCTTTTCATTTGAGGAGTGTCAGTCTGCCAAGTTATTCCCAAGCTTTTAGTGAGGAACAAACAGGCTTTACTGCACTCTTCCCTAGGAGGGAGTTCGCATGGAAGAAATCGTGGAAGGTTGCACTGGTGCCCTTCATATCCTTGCCCGAGATGTCCACAATCGAATTGTCATCAGGGGTCTAAATACCATTCCACTGTTTGTGCAGGTAGGTGATCGTCAGTGAAGCACCAtcaccctctccctccatctcctttaTTGAGTACAAATAACCAGAACTGTACATTTCCCCCGTAGTTGCTGTATTCCCCTATTGAGAACATCCAGAGAGTGGCTGCAGGGGTGCTCTGTGAACTGGCTCAGGACAAGGAAGCCGCAGAAGCAATTGAAGCCGAGGGAGCCACTGCTCCTCTGACCGAATTACTGCACTCGAGAAATGAGGGTGTGGGTAAGTATAAGAGCAAGTGACTGGGAGAGAAGGCTTTTCTCCAAGCCAGACCAGGCTCTGATGGATGACCCATGTTCCTCTCCCCCAGCTACATATGCGGCTGCCGTGTTGTTCCGAATGTCTGAGGACAAGCCACAAGACTACAAGAAGCGTCTTTCTGTCGAACTAACCAGCTCCCTCTTCAGAACCGAACCGATGACTTGGAATGAGGTAGCATAGCTCAGCAAGCAGCCTTGGTGTCTCCATACCACAAGCACAAAAATGAGCAGTCCCTGCTTCTGCAGGCACATAATCAAGTACATACAGAATAATATAGTGAAAAGATGATTTTGAGGTCAGGGAGAGCACTAACCACTGAGAAGATCAGGAAAAGGCCGTAGGAAGTAGAGTTGAGTGGCATTTGAGCTAAAATAGTCTtagaggctgaggtgaggagaGGGATCCATGCCAGACTTGGAAGAATGGTGTGGCAgcagctttgaatgccaaaacagCAGGTTGGTGCCTGACTCCACTAATATTCCAGCtttattattcattcatctatttatttgttttgctgtAGTCCTTAAAGAAACTGTTTTGAAAAAGTCTTGTGGTTCAGAAACTGTTTGAAAAGTGCTAACACCCATATTTTTAACAGTAAGCTTCTTCAGAACCATAACAGAAATATGAGTGTTATAGTACTAGTTGGACATCTTGAAATTCACTAGGCAGTGTACCTTTTCTAGTAGAAATGGTTTATTTGGCTTGTAGTAAGagtctttttttgtcttctcttcctttagaCTGCTGATCTTGGGCTTGATATTGGTGCCCAAGGAGAACCCCTTGGTTATCGTCAGGATGGTACGTGTGTTTTATATTACTTGGCAAATTTCAAATCAAGCCAAATTCCCAATCCTTAAGCCATTTCAACAACTCAGGAAACTTAACTCCCCTGCCCCATCGTATCTGGTGGCTGAAGTACTTTTAAATCTCTGAGGTTGAATGCTGATAAAATCTTTCTAGTCCAGGAGTCTCTGAGCTAGCCACACTTCATTTGAGTGATAGAATAGCAAGTTAACTATATATTGATTACCTGCTATTTTGCTAGACAGTGTTTTGGCAGCAGGGTATTACTGTTCTGTTCACTCCTAGTTTGCCTCTTGGTCATTGTCTTGCTGCACTGTGCCCCCTTACTACAAGCACattagaaaggaagaagtagaaaaaaagtgCTACAGAGCTCACATATTCTAGGTGATTGGATATATTCTTGGTGGCCTCgaccttggtttcctttttaaaacttcaatTATGGGTTGATAGTGGAGTGGGGAATTACATTGACTTTATAAGAGAGGTAAAATTACCattcttcatttcattctttctttgtaaaGGTTTAAATATTGAGTTAATTCAGATGAGAGTTTGTCGGCTTACATGTACCTTGTATCTCTAAACAAACCATATAAGAGGAATAAAAAGATTTGAGTACATGATTTTAGTAGGGTTTCTATGCATGGTTTTGCTTTTATATTGGGGGATAGGATGGCAtttggaaaccaaaaaaaaaaaaggccttgaTATGTAGCTGTGAAACTTTATCTGGTAGTTCAGTAGGGCAGGCCAATGGTCAGTCCCAAGTTCTTCTCAGCAGCTTTTAGGGATCCCCAGTTAGATGGTGAAAGGTCTCTCTAGTAACTTGTGCCATAATTGGTTCTctgtccctttcctcttccttctccactaCCCATGTGGGAAATCAGGTCACTGTTCAGAAGAAGTCTGGGCCCTCAGGATACAGACTGATGCTGGTCTTTGTCTGTGCAGCCACATTACAAGACCGTCCCATTCAGAACACTGGGACAACTGCTTAAATTCAAACTAGAAGGCTGTAAATGCCAGTCTCAGCTGATGGCTGCTGCCTTTGGGCATCACTAACCTGAGTGTAaacatttgtttgctttttctcctccttcctctttgttGCTTTCTTAGATCCTAGCTATCGTTCTTTCCACTCTGGTGGCTATGGCCAGGATGCCTTGGGTATGGACCCCATGATGGAACATGAAATGGGTGGCCACCACCCAGGTGCTGATTACCCAGTTGATGGGCTTCCAGATCTGGGACATGCCCAGGACCTTATGGATGGGTTGCCTCCAGGTGACAGTAATCAGTTGGCTTGGTTCGATACTGACCTGTAAATCATCCTTTAGGTAAGAAGTTATACATAATATTTGGGTAAAATCCTGTCCCTCCAGACCCCTCTGTGTGGATTCAGTTGGTAGGGAGGGAGCGACTTCAGTATATACGTGACTGCGGCAGTAGCAGAGGAGTAGATACCTGAAAGGGCATGTCTTTGAGTGTTCTCAGTTTTCTGGTCATTACATGGTCTTTCAGTGTCTTGTACCACAGCATTTTGCAATGGATTCTCATGGGTAACATTTGCTGTTTTAAACATTAATggcagcctctctctctctacacagcTGTCTTGTCTGAGTGAG
It includes:
- the CTNNB1 gene encoding catenin beta-1, producing the protein MATQADLMELDMAMEPDRKAAVSHWQQQSYLDSGIHSGATTTAPSLSGKGNPEEEDVDTTQVLYEWEQGFSQSFTQEQVADIDGQYAMTRAQRVRAAMFPETLDEGMQIPSTQFDAAHPTNVQRLAEPSQMLKHAVVNLINYQDDAELATRAIPELTKLLNDEDQVVVNKAAVMVHQLSKKEASRHAIMRSPQMVSAIVRTMQNTNDVETARCTAGTLHNLSHHREGLLAIFKSGGIPALVKMLGSPVDSVLFYAITTLHNLLLHQEGAKMAVRLAGGLQKMVALLNKTNVKFLAITTDCLQILAYGNQESKLIILASGGPQALVNIMRTYTYEKLLWTTSRVLKVLSVCSSNKPAIVEAGGMQALGLHLTDPSQRLVQNCLWTLRNLSDAATKQEGMEGLLGTLVQLLGSDDINVVTCAAGILSNLTCNNYKNKMMVCQVGGIEALVRTVLRAGDREDITEPAICALRHLTSRHQEAEMAQNAVRLHYGLPVVVKLLHPPSHWPLIKATVGLIRNLALCPANHAPLREQGAIPRLVQLLVRAHQDTQRRTSMGGTQQQFVEGVRMEEIVEGCTGALHILARDVHNRIVIRGLNTIPLFVQLLYSPIENIQRVAAGVLCELAQDKEAAEAIEAEGATAPLTELLHSRNEGVATYAAAVLFRMSEDKPQDYKKRLSVELTSSLFRTEPMTWNETADLGLDIGAQGEPLGYRQDDPSYRSFHSGGYGQDALGMDPMMEHEMGGHHPGADYPVDGLPDLGHAQDLMDGLPPGDSNQLAWFDTDL